One genomic segment of Hordeum vulgare subsp. vulgare chromosome 2H, MorexV3_pseudomolecules_assembly, whole genome shotgun sequence includes these proteins:
- the LOC123429936 gene encoding vascular-related unknown protein 1-like yields the protein MDDLISSSSFKSVLSCSEAEAQPEESSWTDYFVDFMMSEEEKKRQGASYCTFDQDEEEEEGSMISDAASLAPAAVPDRYKGLKKLKKKVFKALDHDDSLEDTASSPVNSPKVSALSQLEFSPKRRCNITDLAKVAGIGNDHGRDGMDCEDADVVMEGVRFLDQSQRGITPCAELKDKGLCLVPLSMLLNYQG from the exons ATGGATGATCTGATTAGCAGCTCATCTTTCAAGAGCGTTCTCAGCTGCAGTGAAGCGGAGGCTCAGCCGGAGGAGAGTTCCTGGACCGATTACTTTGTGGATTTCATGATgtccgaggaggagaagaagaggcaaGGGGCCTCATATTGCACTTTTGatcaggatgaggaggaggaggagggctctaTGATCTCCGATGCCGCCTCCCTCGCTCCGGCCGCGGTCCCAGATAGGTACAAGGGGCTCAAGAAGCTCAAGAAGAAAGTTTTCAAGGCCCTGGATCATGATGATTCCTTGGAGGATACTGCAAGCTCTCCTGTCAATAGCCCTAAG GTCAGTGCTTTGTCACAGCTGGAATTCAGCCCTAAAAGAAGGTGCAATATTACGGACCTCGCCAAG GTGGCTGGGATTGGCAACGATCATGGGAGAGACGGAATGGACTGTGAAGATGCAGATGTGGTGATGGAAGGAGTGAGATTTCTGGATCAAAGCCAGAGGGGTATAACTCCATGCGCAGAGCTCAAGGACAAGGGGCTTTGTTTGGTTCCGTTGTCCATGTTGCTCAACTACCAGGGCTAA